In the Topomyia yanbarensis strain Yona2022 chromosome 3, ASM3024719v1, whole genome shotgun sequence genome, one interval contains:
- the LOC131689215 gene encoding serine/threonine-protein kinase meng-po yields MAGHGSTATGRKSNGNIHKIREFELDKVTLSDEFDILQIVGEGWFGKILLVEHRATDTEMVLKLLPKPFVSLTDFYKEFHFSLHLGNHKNIVTTYDVAFETAGFYVFTQEYAPLGDLTSNVSDSGIGELHTKRVARQLASAIDYMHQKELIHRDVKLDNVLVFRSDFARIKLCDFGESRRIGEEVLRRNEWLPYSPPEVLTVKTDDKYKTDTAHDVWQFGIVCFVCLTGCLPWQKASADDPRFYRYQQWHNATLTFPMKRCPKLFKLLSARACKIFKKFLDPRRERRLKTLSDVQKYLDDRWLAKSAEKEMAENEPDELCPSMYSFHSSVEEKNRLLSTLAQCGIETTVDRIAKKNRIRDWIQSSVIMEEEEEDDSGSATPTSTASRTAVPGHVSSVAAMERAEKKINTTVKDASQKHIDPRTGTVQVSPSEMGSVAVNQSIQIKNDRNNNQNASKQPQENGSNFNSARFYDETVPINPLATSNSAPSAQGLMKAFNSIAAVTVPEVNGFHRNNGTNNSEHTIRDSGYGGSVDSSRQQQQLQQQGKMSALTKRSPALSKRSAMIKSENTTHEEDDELVDREFSNDFDDLELDQGSNERLSAINGRQNITTTTTTTTKDSPYDRFFFRRK; encoded by the exons ATGGCAGGACACGGATCGACGGCCACTGGGAGGAAATCCAACGGGAACATTCACAAGATCCGCGAGTTCGAGCTGGACAAGGTCACCCTTTCCGATGAGTTCGACATCCTGCAGATCGTGGGTGAAGGCTGGTTCGGTAAGATTCTGCTCGTCGAACATCGGGCCACCGATACGGAGATGGTGCTGAAGCTGCTACCGAAACCGTTCGTGTCGCTGACGGATTTCTACAAGGAGTTTCATTTTAGCCTGCATCTGGGTAACCACAAGAATATCGTGACCACGTACGATGTGGCATTCGAGACGGCCGGGTTCTACGTGTTCACGCAGGAGTATGCGCCACTGG gcGATTTGACTTCAAATGTTTCGGACAGTGGGATAGGAGAGTTACATACGAAGAGGGTCGCTCGGCAGCTGGCTTCTGCTATCGATTATATGCACCAGAA GGAACTCATCCATCGAGAcgtcaaattggacaacgtgcTGGTATTTCGTTCCGATTTTGCTCGCATTAAACTGTGCGATTTTGGTGAATCACGCCGCATTGGGGAAGAGGTTCTGCGGCGGAATGAATGGTTACCGTACAGCCCACCGGAGGTGCTAACGGTGAAAACTGATGATAAATACAA GACTGATACTGCACACGATGTTTGGCAATTTGGGATTGTATGTTTCGTATGCCTGACGGGATGTCTGCCATGGCAGAAAGCCTCCGCAGATGATCCCCGGTTCTACAG ATATCAACAGTGGCACAATGCCACACTGACGTTTCCAATGAAACGATGCCCCAAGCTGTTCAAGCTGCTGTCGGCAAGGGCTTGCAAAATCTTTAAAAAGTTTCTTGATCCTCGGCGAGAACGACGACTGAAGACGCTGAGCGATGTGCAGAAGTATCTGGATGATAGGTGGCTCGCAAAGAGTGCAGAAAAAGAAATGGccgaaaatgaacctgatgaaCTGTGTCCCTCCATGTATTCGTTTCACAGTAGTGTTGAAGAGAAGAATCGGCTCCTGTCCACTTTGGCTCAATGTGGCATCGAAACTACGGTCGATCGTATTGCAAAGAAAAATAGGATCCGCGACTGGATCCAATCCTCGGTGATCATGGAGGAGGAAGAAGAGGATGACTCTGGATCGGCTACTCCGACATCTACCGCTTCTAGAACGGCGGTTCCTGGTCATGTCTCCTCGGTAGCGGCAATGGAGCGGGCGGAAAAGAAGATCAACACTACCGTTAAAGACGCTTCACAGAAGCACATCGATCCTAGGACGGGAACTGTCCAAGTGAGCCCCAGCGAGATGGGCTCGGTAGCGGTCAACCAGTCTATACAAATTAAGAACGATAGGAACAACAACCAGAATGCGTCCAAACAACCACAGGAAAATGGCAGCAATTTCAACTCGGCACGATTCTACGACGAAACTGTTCCGATCAACCCTTTAGCAACGAGTAATAGTGCTCCGAGTGCCCAAGGCTTGATGAAGGCATTTAATTCCATAGCAGCAGTAACTGTTCCAGAAGTGAACGGTTTTCACCGGAACAATGGAACAAATAACTCAGAGCACACCATCCGAGACAGTGGCTATGGAGGATCTGTCGACAGTAGccgacaacaacaacaactgcAACAACAGGGTAAAATGTCCGCGTTGACCAAACGATCTCCAGCCCTATCAAAACGTTCCGCCATGATCAAATCGGAAAACACTACCCACGAAGAGGACGACGAGCTGGTTGATCGTGAGTTTTCCAATGACTTTGATGATCTCGAGCTGGATCAGGGCTCCAACGAACGCCTGAGCGCGATCAACGGGAGGCAAAACATCACAACCACCACCACGACAACCACCAAAGACAGTCCGTATGATAGGTTCTTTTTTAGAAGGAAGTGA